The following coding sequences lie in one Moritella sp. F3 genomic window:
- a CDS encoding PrkA family serine protein kinase, producing MGIFEHYQQRYEESREEEYTIQEFLNLCRDDKTVYASAAERLLNAIGEPEMVDTATDSRLSRLFSNRVVARYPAFKDFYGMEDAIEQIVAYLKHSAQGLEEKKQILYLLGPVGGGKSSLAEKLKDLMQNEAIYRIKGSPVNDHPFSLFDVNEDANILRSEYGIPTRYLGHVMSPWAAKRLKEFGGDISKFKVEKVRPSILHQIAIAKTEPGDENNQDISSLVGKVDIRQLEHFSQDDPDAYSYSGALCKANQGVMEFVEMFKAPIKVLHPLLTATQEGNYNSTEGLSALPFEGIILAHSNESEWQTFRNNKNNEAFLDRVYIVKVPYCLRISEEQAIYRKLLENSALHNAKCAPGTLDALSQFTVLSRIKDPENSSIYSKMRVYDGETLKDTDPKAKSYQEYRDYAGVDEGMSGLSTRFAYKILSKVFNFDHVEVAANPVHLFYVLEQQIEREQFPQDVADRYLEFLKGYLIPKYVEFIGKEIQTAYLESYSEYGQNIFDRYVTYADFWIQDQEFRDPDTGQLFDREALNNDLEKIEKPAGISNPKDFRNEIVNFVLRARANNSGKNPAWVSYEKLRTVIEKKMFSNTEELLPVISFNGKTSTDEQQKHDNFVARMMEKGYTKKQVRLLSEWYLRVRKSS from the coding sequence ATGGGTATTTTTGAACATTACCAGCAACGATACGAAGAAAGTCGTGAAGAAGAATATACGATACAAGAATTTTTAAATTTATGTCGTGACGATAAAACTGTATACGCATCTGCTGCTGAAAGATTATTAAACGCAATCGGTGAACCAGAAATGGTTGATACCGCGACAGATTCTCGCTTGAGCCGATTATTTTCCAACCGCGTAGTTGCACGCTATCCCGCTTTTAAAGATTTCTATGGCATGGAAGATGCCATAGAACAAATAGTGGCTTATCTAAAGCACTCCGCACAAGGATTAGAAGAAAAGAAACAAATTTTGTATTTATTAGGGCCTGTTGGTGGTGGTAAATCATCTTTAGCAGAAAAACTAAAAGACCTAATGCAAAATGAAGCGATTTATCGCATTAAAGGATCGCCAGTTAACGATCATCCATTTAGCTTATTTGACGTCAATGAAGATGCCAACATTTTACGCAGTGAATACGGCATTCCCACGCGTTACCTTGGTCATGTCATGTCCCCTTGGGCAGCCAAACGTTTAAAAGAGTTTGGTGGTGATATCAGTAAGTTCAAAGTGGAAAAAGTCCGCCCATCGATTCTGCACCAAATTGCGATAGCTAAAACCGAACCCGGGGATGAGAATAATCAAGATATTTCATCACTTGTGGGGAAAGTAGATATTCGTCAGTTAGAGCATTTTTCACAAGATGATCCTGATGCATACAGCTACTCAGGCGCACTGTGTAAAGCCAATCAAGGTGTAATGGAGTTTGTAGAGATGTTTAAAGCACCAATTAAAGTGCTCCATCCCCTACTTACCGCAACACAGGAAGGTAACTATAACAGTACCGAAGGCCTATCAGCCTTGCCTTTCGAAGGGATAATCTTAGCTCACTCCAATGAATCAGAGTGGCAAACATTCCGTAACAACAAAAACAATGAGGCCTTTTTAGACCGGGTATACATCGTTAAAGTACCTTACTGTTTACGTATTAGTGAAGAACAAGCTATCTATCGTAAACTGCTAGAAAATAGTGCGTTGCATAATGCTAAGTGTGCGCCAGGTACCCTCGATGCACTATCTCAATTTACTGTGTTATCACGTATCAAAGACCCTGAAAATTCATCTATTTACTCTAAAATGCGAGTTTATGATGGGGAAACATTAAAAGATACTGATCCAAAAGCAAAATCATATCAAGAGTACCGTGATTATGCTGGCGTCGATGAAGGTATGTCAGGGCTATCAACCCGTTTTGCTTATAAGATTTTGTCTAAAGTATTCAACTTTGATCATGTCGAAGTAGCAGCGAACCCAGTACACCTATTCTATGTGCTTGAACAGCAAATTGAACGCGAGCAATTCCCTCAGGATGTTGCCGACCGTTACTTAGAATTCTTGAAAGGTTACCTGATCCCGAAATATGTTGAGTTTATTGGCAAAGAAATTCAAACCGCATATCTAGAATCTTATTCAGAATACGGGCAAAACATTTTCGATCGCTATGTCACTTACGCTGACTTCTGGATCCAAGACCAAGAGTTCCGCGATCCTGATACAGGTCAACTATTTGATAGAGAAGCATTAAATAACGACTTAGAAAAAATTGAAAAACCAGCAGGTATCAGTAACCCGAAAGATTTCCGTAACGAAATCGTCAATTTTGTATTACGTGCCAGAGCCAACAACAGTGGTAAAAACCCTGCTTGGGTCAGTTACGAAAAATTGCGTACCGTTATCGAGAAAAAAATGTTCTCCAACACCGAAGAGTTGTTACCCGTTATCTCATTTAACGGTAAAACATCCACTGATGAACAACAAAAACATGACAATTTTGTAGCCCGTATGATGGAGAAAGGCTATACCAAGAAACAAGTTAGATTGCTGTCAGAATGGTATTTACGCGTACGTAAATCATCATAA
- a CDS encoding alpha-isopropylmalate synthase regulatory domain-containing protein — MRPRVQLMDTTLRDGEQTQGVSFTPDEKVSIAKALLQSLNVDRIEVASARVSLGEKNAVSSLMQWAEQEQVAHRIEILGFVDHTKSVDWIKSSGAKVINLLTKGSEKHCTEQLRKSPATHIADVRETIHYAMEQDLTVNIYLEDWSNGYSDNPDYVYNMITALSDLPIQHYMLPDTLGVMSPDEVHTSLSDMINRFPQLQFDFHPHNDYGLATANALTAAKAGISAIHCTVNCLGERAGNASLAEVAVVLKDKLGIESSINEQHIHQISQMIENFSGKITPANAPIIGADVFTQTSGIHADGDNKGGLYQTVLGPERFERTRTYALGKMSGKASLEKNLKDLSIDLSAAQKTKLLERIVTLGDQKAIITPEDLPFIIADLLESKDYSHIELLNCSITSGLNVDSTASIRIRIGDDIYKSAGSGNGGFDAFSMAIEAIMQKVDFDLPNLENYQVRIPPGGKTSALTESFITWRQGDSTFRTRGVSSNQVFAGIQATMRMLNKLQHEALTA, encoded by the coding sequence ATGCGCCCTCGAGTCCAGCTAATGGACACTACTCTTCGCGACGGAGAGCAAACCCAAGGTGTCTCCTTCACGCCCGACGAAAAAGTCAGTATTGCCAAAGCCCTACTCCAATCCCTGAATGTTGATCGTATTGAAGTCGCATCTGCACGTGTATCCTTAGGCGAAAAAAATGCAGTATCTTCATTAATGCAATGGGCAGAACAAGAACAAGTCGCACATCGTATTGAAATACTCGGCTTTGTAGACCACACCAAAAGTGTTGACTGGATCAAGTCCAGCGGTGCTAAAGTGATCAACCTATTAACCAAAGGCAGCGAAAAACACTGCACAGAACAGTTGCGTAAAAGCCCTGCTACTCATATTGCTGATGTAAGAGAAACTATCCATTATGCAATGGAACAAGATTTAACCGTTAATATTTATCTGGAAGATTGGTCTAATGGCTACAGCGATAACCCTGACTATGTTTATAACATGATCACCGCATTATCCGACCTGCCAATCCAGCATTATATGTTACCGGATACACTCGGCGTAATGTCACCAGATGAAGTTCATACCAGTCTGTCTGATATGATCAATCGCTTTCCGCAATTACAATTTGATTTTCACCCGCATAATGATTACGGCTTAGCGACCGCGAACGCCCTCACCGCAGCAAAAGCGGGGATTAGCGCTATCCATTGTACTGTTAACTGCTTAGGTGAACGAGCAGGTAACGCCTCGCTTGCTGAGGTAGCCGTAGTATTAAAAGACAAACTCGGTATTGAATCGTCCATCAACGAACAGCATATTCATCAGATCAGTCAAATGATTGAGAACTTCTCAGGCAAGATCACGCCTGCTAACGCGCCTATTATTGGCGCTGACGTGTTTACACAAACAAGTGGTATCCATGCTGATGGCGATAATAAAGGTGGCTTATATCAAACGGTGTTAGGCCCTGAACGGTTTGAACGTACACGCACCTATGCGCTCGGTAAGATGAGCGGGAAAGCATCGTTAGAAAAAAACCTAAAAGATTTGAGTATCGATCTTAGTGCTGCGCAAAAAACTAAATTGCTTGAACGCATTGTTACCCTCGGTGATCAAAAAGCGATCATTACCCCTGAAGACTTGCCATTTATTATCGCAGACCTACTAGAAAGTAAAGATTACTCACACATTGAATTACTTAACTGCTCGATCACATCAGGTCTTAATGTTGACTCAACGGCGAGTATTCGTATTCGTATTGGCGATGACATATACAAATCAGCTGGTTCTGGTAATGGTGGGTTTGATGCATTTAGTATGGCGATCGAAGCCATTATGCAAAAAGTAGATTTTGATCTTCCTAATTTAGAAAACTACCAAGTGCGTATTCCACCCGGCGGTAAAACCAGTGCTTTAACTGAAAGTTTTATCACGTGGCGACAAGGAGACTCAACTTTCCGTACCCGTGGCGTCAGTTCGAATCAGGTATTCGCAGGTATACAAGCAACAATGCGAATGCTGAATAAGCTACAACATGAAGCACTAACCGCATAA
- the leuD gene encoding 3-isopropylmalate dehydratase small subunit — protein MKAYKNHTSVAALMNRSNVDTDQIIPKQFLKKVERTGFGIHLFHDWRFLDNGDENPEFELNKPAFKGAKILVAGDNFGCGSSREHAPWAIEDFGFNTVISTSYADIFYSNCFKNGILPIRVSKDELAALMAEIDANEGVEFTVDLPAQTVTTPGGIVIAIEVDEFRKQSLIEGADDISWTLKHEDKISEFEAKNKQQFPWLWTEAS, from the coding sequence ATGAAAGCATATAAAAATCATACTAGTGTTGCGGCATTGATGAATCGTAGTAACGTAGATACAGATCAGATCATCCCAAAACAGTTTTTGAAGAAAGTAGAACGTACAGGTTTCGGTATTCACTTATTCCATGACTGGCGTTTTCTAGATAACGGTGATGAAAACCCAGAATTTGAATTAAACAAACCTGCTTTTAAGGGTGCTAAAATCCTGGTAGCTGGCGATAACTTTGGTTGTGGTTCATCACGCGAGCACGCACCATGGGCTATCGAAGATTTCGGTTTCAATACTGTAATATCAACAAGCTATGCAGATATTTTTTATTCTAACTGTTTCAAAAATGGTATTTTACCGATTCGTGTGAGCAAAGACGAATTAGCAGCACTAATGGCTGAGATCGATGCTAACGAAGGTGTTGAATTCACGGTTGATTTACCAGCTCAAACAGTAACGACGCCCGGCGGTATTGTTATTGCGATTGAGGTTGATGAATTCCGCAAACAAAGCCTTATCGAAGGCGCGGATGATATCTCATGGACATTAAAGCATGAAGATAAGATCTCTGAATTCGAAGCAAAAAATAAGCAACAGTTTCCATGGTTATGGACTGAAGCGAGCTAA
- the leuC gene encoding 3-isopropylmalate dehydratase large subunit produces MKKTMYEKIWDSHLVHEPENGTPILYIDRHLMHEVTSPQAFEGLKIQQRPVRNKHSILATMDHCVPTVDRHLPIKDPIAAKQIQTMADNCDEHGLLIYDMNNANNGVIHIVVPEHGFIHPGMTAVCGDSHTATHGAFGALAFGIGTSEVEHVMATQTLQQKKSKTMLVSIEGKLSKFSTAKDIALAVIGKIGTAGGTGHVIEFAGSAIRELTMEGRMTLCNMAIEGGARAGLIAPDQTTFDYIEGKEFAPKGDHWAAALAYWKSLPTDDGAVFDTVIELAAEDIAPQVTWGTSPEQVSPVTANIPSPADFDDVIKSSACKGALSYMGITAGAPITDIQVDLVFVGSCTNGRIEDFRAIAEMTKGKKVSAAVQAIAVPGSYLVKEQAEEEGLDKILIDAGWEWREPGCSMCLAMNGDQLSDGQRSASTSNRNFEGRQGKGGRTHLVSPAMAAAAAIEGHFVDIRNWA; encoded by the coding sequence ATGAAAAAAACAATGTATGAAAAGATTTGGGATTCGCACTTAGTTCATGAGCCAGAGAATGGAACTCCAATACTTTATATCGATCGTCATTTGATGCATGAAGTAACAAGCCCTCAAGCGTTTGAAGGTTTAAAAATTCAACAACGTCCAGTACGTAACAAACACAGTATTCTAGCAACAATGGACCACTGCGTACCAACGGTTGATCGTCACTTACCAATTAAAGATCCAATTGCTGCTAAACAGATTCAAACAATGGCAGATAACTGTGATGAACACGGCCTACTAATTTATGACATGAACAATGCTAACAACGGTGTTATTCATATTGTCGTTCCTGAACATGGCTTCATCCACCCAGGTATGACAGCTGTTTGTGGTGATTCACACACAGCAACACACGGTGCATTCGGTGCGTTAGCATTCGGTATCGGTACGTCTGAAGTTGAACATGTAATGGCAACTCAAACGTTACAACAGAAAAAATCTAAAACGATGCTAGTAAGCATTGAAGGTAAACTATCTAAATTTTCTACCGCTAAAGATATCGCTCTTGCTGTTATTGGTAAGATAGGTACAGCTGGCGGTACAGGTCATGTTATTGAATTCGCGGGGTCAGCAATCCGTGAGTTAACAATGGAAGGTCGTATGACCCTTTGTAATATGGCTATTGAAGGTGGCGCTCGTGCAGGTCTAATCGCACCAGATCAAACTACTTTCGATTACATTGAAGGCAAAGAGTTTGCACCGAAAGGCGATCATTGGGCTGCTGCACTAGCATACTGGAAATCACTGCCAACAGATGACGGTGCTGTATTTGATACCGTTATCGAATTGGCCGCTGAAGATATCGCACCACAAGTGACTTGGGGTACATCACCTGAACAAGTTTCACCTGTGACAGCAAACATCCCATCTCCAGCTGATTTTGATGACGTAATCAAATCATCTGCATGTAAAGGCGCGTTGTCTTACATGGGCATTACTGCTGGCGCTCCAATCACAGATATTCAAGTCGATTTAGTGTTTGTCGGTTCTTGTACTAATGGTCGTATTGAAGATTTCCGTGCGATTGCAGAAATGACTAAAGGCAAAAAAGTAAGTGCTGCAGTACAAGCAATTGCGGTACCAGGCTCTTACCTTGTGAAAGAACAAGCTGAAGAAGAAGGCCTAGATAAGATCTTAATAGATGCAGGTTGGGAATGGCGTGAACCAGGTTGTTCAATGTGCTTAGCAATGAATGGCGATCAACTCAGTGACGGTCAACGTAGTGCATCTACATCAAACCGTAACTTTGAAGGTCGACAAGGTAAAGGTGGTCGTACTCACCTCGTATCTCCAGCAATGGCTGCCGCTGCAGCAATTGAAGGCCATTTTGTTGACATCCGTAACTGGGCGTAA
- a CDS encoding CBS domain-containing protein has translation MNSLKVSDYMQLRPVKLTVNMPVATAVDKLLKSAHIGAPVVDDNDTLVGWVSEQDCLATLLESSYYCEEVAIVGDLMKSDVLTARSEDSIIELAQKMVSAKPKSYPVINEHGVVVGVISRRDVLKAMDKQQQACYEK, from the coding sequence ATGAATTCTTTAAAAGTATCTGATTATATGCAGTTACGGCCAGTCAAGTTAACTGTAAATATGCCTGTCGCAACAGCCGTTGATAAACTATTGAAATCAGCTCATATTGGTGCTCCTGTTGTGGATGATAACGATACACTGGTGGGCTGGGTCTCGGAACAGGATTGTTTAGCAACGTTATTGGAATCGAGTTATTACTGTGAAGAAGTCGCGATTGTTGGCGACTTGATGAAATCTGATGTGCTCACAGCTCGGTCTGAAGACAGTATTATTGAATTAGCACAGAAAATGGTATCAGCAAAACCTAAGAGCTACCCTGTGATTAACGAGCATGGTGTGGTGGTTGGCGTTATTTCACGTCGTGACGTACTAAAAGCGATGGATAAACAGCAGCAGGCTTGCTATGAAAAGTAG
- the glpT gene encoding glycerol-3-phosphate transporter has translation MFGIFKPKEHIARLPAGQIDSTYKFLRWQLFFGIFFGYAGYYLVRKNFSLAMPYLIEQGFSRGDLGVALSAVSISYGLSKFLMGSVSDRSNPRYFLTAGLLMSAAVMFTFGYMPWATSSITAMFVLLFLNGWFQGMGWPACGRTMVHWWSKKERGELVSVWNVAHNVGGGLIGPMFLLGLWAFNDDWHAAFYVPAFFAVIVAVFVWFTVRDTPQSCGLPPIEEYKDDYPDDYSKDHEQEMTAKEIFFKYVLNNKLLWSIAIANAFVYMIRYGVLDWAPVYLKEAKGFTVDGSSWAYFLYEWAGIPGTLLCGWISDKLFKGRRAPAGILFMALVTIAVLVYWFNPAGNPMIDMAALIAIGFLIYGPVMLIGLYALELAPKKAAGTAAGLTGLFGYLGGAVAANAVLGYTVDHFGWDGGFMVLVGSCFASIICLAYAYVGEKRFHNNKNGDVAAA, from the coding sequence ATGTTTGGTATTTTCAAACCGAAAGAGCACATCGCTCGCTTACCCGCAGGTCAAATTGACTCTACTTATAAATTCTTACGTTGGCAGTTATTCTTTGGTATTTTCTTTGGTTATGCTGGCTATTATCTAGTCCGTAAAAATTTCAGTTTGGCCATGCCATACTTGATTGAACAAGGTTTTAGTCGTGGCGATCTTGGTGTCGCGTTATCGGCAGTATCCATTTCTTACGGCTTATCTAAATTTCTCATGGGCAGTGTCTCAGACCGCTCTAATCCACGCTACTTCTTAACCGCTGGATTATTAATGTCCGCCGCTGTTATGTTTACTTTTGGCTATATGCCTTGGGCAACAAGCAGTATCACCGCCATGTTCGTTTTATTGTTTCTAAATGGTTGGTTTCAAGGTATGGGTTGGCCAGCTTGCGGTAGAACCATGGTTCATTGGTGGTCAAAGAAAGAACGTGGTGAGTTAGTTTCAGTTTGGAATGTCGCGCATAATGTTGGTGGCGGCTTAATCGGCCCTATGTTCTTACTCGGGCTGTGGGCATTCAACGATGACTGGCATGCCGCATTTTATGTCCCCGCTTTCTTTGCTGTCATCGTAGCCGTCTTTGTCTGGTTTACAGTACGTGATACGCCACAATCTTGCGGATTACCACCAATCGAAGAATACAAAGATGACTACCCTGATGATTACAGTAAAGATCATGAACAAGAAATGACAGCAAAAGAGATCTTCTTCAAATACGTACTCAATAACAAACTGCTGTGGTCTATCGCCATTGCTAATGCCTTTGTTTATATGATCCGTTACGGCGTTTTAGATTGGGCTCCAGTGTATCTAAAAGAAGCAAAAGGTTTCACTGTAGATGGTTCTTCTTGGGCTTATTTCTTATATGAATGGGCCGGTATTCCAGGCACCCTACTTTGTGGTTGGATCTCGGATAAATTATTCAAAGGTCGCCGTGCTCCTGCTGGAATATTATTCATGGCATTAGTCACCATTGCTGTACTTGTTTATTGGTTCAACCCTGCAGGTAACCCGATGATCGATATGGCAGCACTTATTGCGATTGGCTTCCTAATTTACGGTCCTGTAATGTTGATTGGCTTATATGCTCTTGAGCTTGCGCCTAAGAAAGCGGCTGGTACAGCGGCTGGATTAACAGGTTTATTTGGCTATCTCGGTGGTGCTGTCGCTGCAAATGCAGTGCTTGGTTATACTGTTGACCATTTCGGTTGGGATGGTGGTTTCATGGTCTTAGTCGGCTCTTGTTTTGCATCTATCATTTGCTTGGCTTACGCCTATGTCGGTGAAAAGCGTTTCCACAATAACAAAAATGGTGATGTAGCAGCTGCATAG